In a genomic window of Bombina bombina isolate aBomBom1 chromosome 8, aBomBom1.pri, whole genome shotgun sequence:
- the RPS25 gene encoding 40S ribosomal protein S25: MPPKDDKKKKDAGKSAKKDKDPVNKSGGKAKKKKWSKGKVRDKLNNLVLFDKATYEKLCKEVPNYKLITPAVVSERLKIRGSLARAALQELLNKGLIKLVSKHRAQVIYTRNTKGGDAPAGTEES, encoded by the exons ATG CCACCTAAAGACGATAAGAAGAAAAAGGATGCGGGCAAGTCCGCCAAGAAGGACAAGGACCCTGTGAATAAGTCTGGGGGTAAAGCCAAGAAGAAG AAGTGGTCCAAGGGAAAAGTGAGGGACAAGCTGAACAACTTGGTGCTGTTTGACAAAGCCACATATGAGAAACTGTGCAAGGAGGTCCCCAACTACAAACTAATCACCCCTGCTGTAGTGTCTGAAAGGCTGAAGATCAGGGGGTCTTTGGCAAGAGCTGCCCTACAGGAGTTGCTCAACAAGG GTTTGATCAAACTAGTGTCCAAGCACAGAGCTCAGGTTATCTACACCAGGAACACTAAAGGTGGAGATGCGCCAGCAGGAACAGAAGAGTCATAG